Proteins found in one Mucilaginibacter gracilis genomic segment:
- a CDS encoding ABC transporter permease, whose product MKQPLNLPWLFKMAWRDSRKNRSRLFLFVSSIVLGIAALVAIYSFGDNLKQNITDQAATLIGADLVISANKAVTPPIQKLIDSLGDDKSQERDFVSMVQFSKGTRLIQIKALQGAFPYYGDLETTPEAAGKNFKNSNDALVDKTLVLQFGAKVGDTIHVGKQAFKIAGILNKAPGQSGVASSVAPIVYIPFQYLQQTGLVQQGSRLTYKYYFKYNHQVDMAKLVKNIEPRLEKEGINYDTIDTQKEQTGKSFADLTSFLALVGFIALLLGCIGVASAIHIYVREKIATIAVLRCLGVKAAQAFLIYLIQIVGVGLIGSIIGSLLGTVIQQILPVVLKDFIPFVIDVTISWKAIGQGILLGLIISVLFALSPLLSVRNVSPLNTLRMSFEETSLTRDPLKWLVYALILLFIAGFTYLQLQSVVQTVVFVICILLAFLILAGMARLLMWLVKRFFPFSWSYLWRQGFSNLYRPNNQSVILIISIGLGTAFICTLFFIQGILMERVSMSSSGNQPNMILFDIQANQKEGVAALIKKQNLPVISQVPIVTMALTEINGKNYAQLKKDTSLKLPPHFVMTREYRVTYRDSLTNTEKITEGKWIGKSSPNQVIPISVEERYAHRSRLHLNDKLLFNVQGVPMLTQIKSLRQVNYNRVQSNFLVVFPAGVLEQAPRFYVDISRVPNSKVSASFQQTMVRNFPNISVIDLALILSVIDELLNKIGFVIQFMAGFSILTGIIVLIASVRISKYQRIQESVLLRTLGASRKQILAITALEYLFLGTLAAATGLLLALAGSWALAKFTFDAAFTPHILPVLGIFSLVSLLTVAIGLLNSRGVLSKPPLEILRRDV is encoded by the coding sequence ATGAAACAACCCTTAAACCTGCCCTGGCTTTTTAAAATGGCCTGGCGCGATAGCCGGAAAAACCGTTCGCGCCTGTTCCTTTTTGTATCGTCAATTGTGCTGGGTATTGCCGCGCTGGTGGCTATTTACTCTTTTGGGGATAATTTAAAGCAAAACATTACCGACCAGGCCGCTACCTTAATTGGTGCCGACCTGGTAATATCGGCCAACAAAGCGGTAACGCCGCCCATCCAAAAACTTATTGATTCGTTGGGTGACGATAAAAGTCAGGAGCGCGATTTTGTGTCGATGGTGCAATTTAGCAAAGGCACGCGGCTGATACAGATCAAAGCCCTGCAAGGTGCTTTTCCGTACTATGGCGATTTGGAAACCACGCCCGAAGCCGCCGGCAAAAACTTTAAAAACAGCAACGATGCCCTGGTTGATAAAACCCTGGTGCTGCAATTTGGCGCCAAAGTTGGCGATACCATACATGTAGGCAAGCAGGCTTTTAAAATAGCGGGTATATTAAACAAAGCACCCGGCCAAAGCGGCGTGGCATCAAGCGTAGCGCCTATAGTTTACATTCCGTTTCAGTATTTGCAGCAAACGGGCCTGGTACAGCAAGGCAGCCGCCTAACCTACAAGTACTATTTTAAATACAACCACCAGGTTGATATGGCCAAACTGGTAAAAAACATTGAACCCCGTTTGGAGAAAGAGGGGATCAATTACGATACCATAGACACACAAAAAGAGCAAACCGGAAAATCGTTTGCCGATTTAACCAGCTTTTTGGCCCTTGTTGGTTTTATTGCCCTGCTTTTAGGCTGCATTGGCGTTGCCAGTGCCATACACATTTACGTGCGCGAAAAAATTGCCACCATTGCCGTGCTGCGCTGCCTGGGCGTAAAAGCCGCGCAGGCATTTTTAATTTATTTGATACAGATAGTAGGCGTGGGGCTAATAGGTTCCATCATTGGTTCGTTACTGGGCACGGTTATTCAGCAGATATTGCCCGTTGTGCTTAAAGATTTTATACCCTTTGTTATTGATGTAACCATATCGTGGAAAGCCATAGGGCAGGGCATATTGCTTGGCCTTATTATTTCGGTTTTGTTTGCGTTATCGCCATTGTTATCGGTGCGTAATGTATCGCCGCTAAATACCCTGCGCATGAGCTTTGAGGAAACCAGCCTCACGCGCGACCCTTTAAAATGGCTGGTTTACGCACTTATTTTGCTGTTTATTGCGGGCTTTACCTATTTGCAACTGCAAAGCGTGGTGCAAACCGTGGTATTTGTTATTTGCATTTTGCTGGCCTTTTTAATACTGGCGGGTATGGCGCGGCTGTTAATGTGGCTGGTAAAAAGGTTTTTCCCCTTTTCGTGGAGTTACTTGTGGCGGCAGGGCTTTTCAAATTTGTACCGGCCAAATAACCAGTCGGTTATATTAATTATTTCTATTGGTTTGGGTACGGCTTTTATTTGTACGCTGTTTTTTATCCAGGGTATACTCATGGAGCGGGTAAGTATGTCGTCAAGCGGAAACCAGCCCAATATGATATTGTTTGATATACAGGCCAATCAAAAAGAGGGTGTTGCGGCACTCATCAAAAAACAAAACCTTCCGGTAATTTCGCAGGTGCCCATTGTTACCATGGCTTTGACAGAGATAAACGGAAAAAACTATGCGCAGTTAAAAAAGGATACCAGCCTTAAATTGCCGCCGCATTTTGTGATGACGCGCGAGTACCGGGTAACCTACCGCGATTCGCTCACCAATACCGAAAAAATTACCGAAGGGAAATGGATAGGCAAATCATCGCCAAACCAAGTTATTCCCATCTCGGTAGAAGAGCGTTACGCCCACCGCAGCCGCCTGCATCTTAACGATAAATTGCTGTTTAACGTACAAGGTGTACCCATGCTTACGCAGATAAAAAGTTTGCGCCAGGTTAACTATAACCGCGTGCAAAGCAATTTTTTGGTGGTTTTCCCGGCAGGCGTGTTAGAGCAGGCCCCACGCTTTTATGTTGATATTAGCCGTGTACCCAACAGTAAGGTATCGGCAAGCTTTCAGCAAACTATGGTGCGCAACTTCCCCAACATCTCGGTTATCGATCTCGCACTTATCCTTTCCGTTATCGACGAGTTGCTCAATAAAATAGGCTTCGTTATCCAGTTTATGGCAGGTTTCAGTATCCTTACGGGTATTATTGTTTTAATAGCATCGGTACGCATTAGTAAATACCAGCGTATACAAGAAAGTGTTTTGCTGCGCACCCTGGGCGCAAGCCGCAAACAAATACTGGCCATAACCGCGTTGGAGTATTTGTTTTTAGGCACCTTAGCCGCCGCAACCGGCTTACTGCTGGCCCTTGCAGGGAGTTGGGCCCTTGCCAAATTTACCTTCGACGCTGCTTTTACGCCGCATATTTTACCCGTGCTTGGCATATTTAGCCTCGTAAGTTTGCTAACCGTAGCAATAGGCTTGCTAAACAGCCGGGGCGTGTTAAGCAAACCCCCTTTAGAAATTTTACGCCGCGACGTATAA
- a CDS encoding ABC transporter ATP-binding protein yields METILNITDLSKTYQSGGQPLTVLHNINFGIEAGSTAAIVGPSGSGKTTLLGLCAGLDRSSSGAVELNGIRLDSLTEDERAQVRNQYVGFIFQNFQLLPTLTALENVMVPLELRGEKNIKPRALELLDKVGLSARGHHYPAQLSGGEQQRVSLARAFSNQPKILFADEPTGNLDAETSEKVVKLLFDLNREAGTTLILVTHDLELASKTQRIIRIKGGHLVSDEKTNA; encoded by the coding sequence GTGGAAACTATCCTCAACATTACCGATCTCAGCAAAACCTACCAAAGCGGCGGCCAGCCCCTAACCGTATTACATAACATTAACTTTGGCATCGAGGCAGGGTCTACAGCGGCCATTGTGGGGCCATCCGGCAGTGGCAAAACTACGTTGCTGGGCCTTTGCGCCGGGTTAGACCGATCAAGCAGTGGCGCGGTAGAACTGAACGGCATCCGGCTCGATTCGCTTACCGAAGATGAACGGGCGCAGGTGCGCAACCAGTACGTGGGCTTTATTTTTCAAAACTTCCAGCTATTGCCAACCCTCACCGCCTTAGAAAACGTAATGGTGCCTTTGGAGCTGCGCGGCGAAAAAAACATTAAACCCCGCGCTTTAGAATTGTTGGATAAGGTTGGCCTTTCGGCGAGGGGGCACCATTACCCGGCGCAGCTATCGGGCGGCGAGCAGCAGCGGGTATCGTTGGCGCGGGCATTCTCCAACCAACCCAAAATATTATTTGCCGACGAACCCACCGGCAACCTGGATGCCGAAACCAGCGAAAAGGTGGTAAAATTACTGTTCGACCTAAACCGCGAAGCCGGAACCACACTAATATTGGTTACCCACGATTTGGAACTGGCATCAAAAACCCAAAGAATAATACGCATAAAAGGCGGCCATTTGGTAAGTGATGAGAAAACAAATGCGTGA
- a CDS encoding arylesterase — protein MHKLQYLTLIIVIILSSACGSPNTTVGKADTTTTPTQPAQAANTKTILFFGDSLTAGYGLDDPQAESFPALIQAKLDSAKLPYKVINGGLSGETTAGGRSRIDWLLKQRVDIFILELGANDGLRGLQTAETQKNLQAIVDKVKAKYPQAKLILTGMMVPPNMGADYANAFKAVFPAVAKKNNMAFLPFLLQNVAGIKDLNQADGIHPTAKGAKIVANNVWGVLKGEL, from the coding sequence ATGCATAAGTTACAATATTTAACGCTCATCATTGTCATAATTTTAAGCAGTGCCTGCGGCAGCCCCAACACCACCGTCGGTAAAGCCGATACCACCACTACCCCAACCCAACCCGCACAGGCCGCAAACACCAAAACCATTTTATTTTTTGGCGACAGCCTAACTGCCGGCTACGGTTTAGACGACCCGCAAGCCGAATCGTTCCCGGCACTGATACAGGCTAAACTGGATTCGGCAAAGCTGCCTTACAAGGTTATAAACGGCGGCCTTAGCGGCGAAACCACGGCAGGTGGCCGATCGCGCATTGACTGGCTGCTTAAACAGCGGGTTGATATTTTTATACTGGAGCTTGGTGCCAACGATGGCCTGCGCGGCCTGCAAACCGCCGAAACCCAAAAAAACCTGCAAGCCATTGTTGATAAGGTTAAGGCAAAGTACCCGCAAGCCAAACTGATACTAACCGGCATGATGGTGCCGCCCAACATGGGGGCAGATTATGCTAACGCCTTTAAAGCCGTTTTCCCGGCTGTTGCTAAAAAAAACAACATGGCCTTTTTGCCCTTTTTACTCCAAAACGTAGCCGGCATTAAAGACCTTAACCAGGCCGACGGCATACACCCCACCGCAAAAGGTGCTAAAATTGTTGCCAACAACGTTTGGGGAGTGCTGAAGGGAGAGCTTTGA
- the cobA gene encoding uroporphyrinogen-III C-methyltransferase, whose product MTNTPIIPQLYVMGAGPGDPELITIKGYKILQQANAVLYDNLASKELLAYTRDDCEKIYVGKLPYGDYTTQERILELIKEKAFEKGLIVRLKGGDPFIFGRGYEEVLFARENGIETFFIPGITSMQASGFLDIPLTHRSVSESVWMVTGTKKDGRLSADLCLAMQSNATVVIYMGMKKLDQIAQTYVDAGNGHMPAAIIQHASLPHQRSVKGIISDLPRLAHQQQLTHPAIIIIGNVVGELKY is encoded by the coding sequence ATGACCAACACCCCCATAATACCCCAACTATACGTAATGGGCGCCGGCCCCGGCGACCCTGAACTGATTACCATAAAGGGGTACAAAATATTACAACAGGCCAACGCTGTGCTTTATGATAATTTAGCCAGCAAAGAGTTGCTGGCCTATACCCGAGACGATTGCGAAAAAATTTATGTAGGCAAGCTCCCTTACGGGGATTATACCACGCAAGAGCGGATATTGGAACTGATTAAAGAAAAGGCTTTTGAAAAGGGCCTTATTGTGCGCCTTAAAGGCGGCGACCCTTTTATTTTTGGACGTGGTTACGAAGAAGTGCTTTTTGCACGCGAAAACGGTATAGAAACCTTTTTTATACCCGGCATAACCAGTATGCAGGCCAGTGGCTTTTTAGATATTCCGCTAACGCACCGCTCGGTGAGCGAGAGTGTTTGGATGGTTACGGGTACAAAAAAGGACGGTCGCCTTTCGGCAGATTTATGCCTGGCTATGCAAAGCAACGCTACCGTGGTAATTTATATGGGCATGAAAAAGCTGGACCAAATTGCCCAAACCTATGTTGATGCCGGTAACGGCCACATGCCCGCAGCAATTATACAACACGCTTCGCTACCGCACCAACGCTCGGTAAAAGGCATCATAAGTGATTTGCCCCGCCTGGCGCACCAGCAGCAACTAACCCACCCGGCCATCATCATTATTGGCAACGTTGTTGGGGAGTTGAAATATTGA
- a CDS encoding HesA/MoeB/ThiF family protein codes for MTEAAKTYYQSHSKLNFIGTNGQLKINDAKVLVVGAGGLGCPCLLYLAGCGVGTIGIADFDTVSVTNLHRQIIYNYEDVGQSKVAVAKTRLLQHNPFIRINVHRLQVDETNVLELIEQYDIIVDGTDNFAVRYLINDACVYLNKPLVYGAIYQTEGHVTVFNYQNSATLRCLFAEPDAETYVPNCADVGAYNIITNIIGVMMAGEAIKVILQNPDVLANKLATYNAVSVELKTINYKPNPQSRTTSKIRFEQTTGPIEISPELFATLHPGSYHLIDVREDWERDNHHIGGQHIPLKALTNHNFSELLKNQQIILYCQVGARSQAAAQFMRKLGYTNALSLKGGLNGIG; via the coding sequence ATGACAGAAGCAGCAAAAACATATTATCAAAGCCACAGCAAACTTAACTTTATTGGTACCAATGGGCAACTAAAAATTAACGATGCCAAAGTACTTGTAGTTGGCGCCGGCGGCCTGGGTTGCCCCTGCCTGCTTTACCTTGCCGGATGCGGCGTTGGCACCATTGGCATTGCCGATTTTGATACCGTAAGCGTAACCAACCTGCACCGCCAAATAATTTACAATTACGAGGATGTGGGCCAAAGCAAGGTTGCAGTAGCCAAAACAAGGTTGTTACAGCATAATCCGTTTATCCGTATTAACGTGCACCGTTTACAGGTTGACGAAACTAATGTGCTGGAATTGATTGAACAATACGATATTATTGTTGATGGCACCGATAATTTTGCCGTGCGCTACCTCATTAACGATGCCTGTGTTTACCTTAATAAGCCCTTGGTTTATGGCGCAATTTACCAAACCGAAGGCCATGTAACAGTATTTAACTACCAAAATTCGGCCACGCTGCGCTGCCTTTTTGCCGAGCCCGATGCCGAAACCTATGTACCCAATTGCGCCGACGTTGGTGCCTACAACATAATAACCAACATCATAGGCGTAATGATGGCCGGCGAAGCCATAAAAGTTATACTGCAAAACCCCGATGTGCTGGCTAACAAACTGGCAACCTACAATGCGGTATCGGTTGAGTTAAAAACCATTAATTACAAACCCAACCCGCAAAGCCGCACAACCAGCAAAATTCGTTTTGAGCAAACCACAGGCCCGATAGAAATATCGCCCGAACTATTTGCCACGCTGCACCCGGGCAGCTACCACTTAATTGATGTACGCGAAGATTGGGAACGCGATAACCACCACATTGGCGGCCAGCATATCCCGCTAAAAGCGTTAACTAACCATAATTTTTCGGAATTACTTAAAAACCAGCAAATTATATTGTACTGCCAGGTTGGTGCCCGCAGCCAAGCCGCCGCACAATTTATGCGCAAATTGGGCTACACCAATGCATTGAGCTTAAAAGGCGGGTTAAATGGTATTGGTTGA
- a CDS encoding MOSC domain-containing protein, whose amino-acid sequence MLRVSQLFIYPIKSLGGVELTSAAVTDRGLELDRRWMLVDNNNRFLSQREFVQMALLKVSLSADGLLVNHAPTNRQILIPFEPQTKQFGEFTIWDDTCTGQYVSADADAWFSNALQHPCRLVYMPNQSKRLVDPEFKYVTQHKITSFSDAYPFLIIGQSSLDDLNQRLEVKLPMDRFRPNIVFTGGQPYAEDTMAQFTIGTVQFTGSKLCARCNIPTINQQTGAVAKEPTRTLAKYRQSKNKVYFGQNLIHNGHGTISIGDIIEVAEVKEMLNSLTPA is encoded by the coding sequence ATGCTACGCGTAAGCCAATTATTTATTTATCCCATCAAATCGCTGGGCGGTGTTGAGCTTACTTCGGCTGCCGTTACCGATCGTGGTTTGGAGCTCGACAGGCGCTGGATGCTGGTTGATAACAATAACCGCTTTTTAAGTCAGCGCGAATTTGTGCAAATGGCCCTGCTTAAAGTTAGCCTTTCGGCAGATGGTTTACTGGTAAATCATGCACCAACAAACAGGCAAATACTCATTCCCTTTGAACCTCAAACCAAGCAATTTGGCGAGTTTACCATCTGGGACGATACCTGCACCGGCCAATATGTTAGTGCCGACGCCGATGCCTGGTTTAGCAACGCACTGCAACACCCTTGCCGCCTGGTTTATATGCCCAACCAAAGCAAACGCCTGGTTGACCCCGAATTTAAATACGTTACCCAACACAAAATAACATCCTTTAGCGATGCTTATCCATTTTTGATAATTGGCCAGTCGTCGCTGGACGATTTGAACCAACGGCTTGAGGTTAAACTGCCTATGGATCGCTTTCGCCCCAACATTGTTTTTACCGGCGGCCAACCTTATGCCGAAGATACCATGGCCCAATTTACCATTGGCACCGTGCAATTTACGGGTTCAAAGCTTTGCGCGCGCTGTAACATCCCCACCATAAACCAACAAACCGGGGCCGTTGCCAAAGAACCTACGCGCACCCTGGCCAAATATCGCCAAAGCAAAAACAAAGTATATTTCGGTCAAAACCTAATTCACAACGGCCACGGAACCATTAGCATTGGCGATATAATTGAGGTTGCCGAAGTGAAAGAAATGTTAAACTCATTAACCCCTGCATAA
- the moaCB gene encoding bifunctional molybdenum cofactor biosynthesis protein MoaC/MoaB, whose product MRDITHKQITLRTAKAIGAIFCTAETIELIKTDALPKGNLFDVAKAAGFIGAKLTPQLLPHCHPVQIDGMDMSFEFLDKDTHAEYFDDSVFDRSGIVVMGNAKSIGRTGIEMEMLTAVSVACLEIYDMLKPVDKQLEIGHIKLLQKRGGKSDRERFFATPPVCAVLVCSDSTANGTREDQSGKLIIDMLAQVNATVTDYQVVPDDIDQIQQQIKLWVARDVHFIFTTGGTGLGPRDNTVTAVKAILEREAEGIAEAMRGYGQQRTPLAMMSRGIAGTIAQTLIVTLPGSTNGVKESLEAILPGVFHARKMILGEGH is encoded by the coding sequence ATGCGCGATATAACCCACAAACAAATAACCCTGCGCACCGCAAAGGCCATAGGCGCAATATTTTGCACCGCGGAAACTATAGAGCTTATTAAAACCGATGCCTTGCCCAAAGGCAATTTGTTTGATGTGGCCAAGGCCGCAGGTTTTATAGGCGCAAAGCTAACGCCCCAATTGCTGCCGCATTGCCACCCCGTACAAATTGACGGTATGGATATGAGCTTTGAGTTTTTGGATAAAGATACCCATGCCGAATATTTCGACGATTCAGTGTTTGACCGCTCGGGCATTGTGGTGATGGGTAATGCGAAATCTATCGGTCGTACAGGTATTGAGATGGAAATGCTCACCGCCGTATCGGTAGCCTGTTTAGAAATTTACGACATGCTTAAACCCGTTGATAAACAACTGGAAATAGGCCACATTAAACTATTGCAAAAACGCGGCGGCAAAAGCGACCGCGAACGTTTTTTTGCCACCCCGCCCGTATGCGCGGTACTGGTTTGCTCGGACTCCACTGCCAACGGCACCCGCGAAGACCAAAGCGGCAAACTGATTATAGACATGCTGGCCCAGGTTAACGCCACCGTTACCGATTACCAAGTAGTGCCCGACGATATTGACCAGATACAACAACAAATTAAGCTTTGGGTTGCACGCGATGTTCACTTTATATTTACCACCGGCGGCACCGGCCTTGGCCCGCGCGATAATACCGTAACCGCAGTAAAGGCCATACTGGAGCGCGAAGCCGAAGGCATTGCCGAAGCCATGCGCGGCTACGGCCAGCAGCGCACCCCGCTCGCCATGATGAGCCGCGGCATTGCCGGCACCATAGCCCAAACCCTCATTGTAACCCTGCCCGGCAGCACCAACGGCGTAAAAGAATCGCTGGAAGCCATATTGCCCGGCGTTTTCCACGCACGCAAAATGATTTTAGGGGAAGGGCATTGA
- a CDS encoding M13 family metallopeptidase — protein MKTNTSKFIIAGALAMVFGQQFSGRAQSHPANDPVFQNLDKSVSPGADFFRYANGTWLKNNPIPPAYSSWGIGNVVSEDIRSRLKKINEDAINANAAKGTSTQKIGDFYYSGLDSVNIEKLGITAISEPLAKVDQITDVAGILSTVAYLNTVGARTFVSAGVGQDDKNSSKMMLQLNQGGLGLPNRDYYFKTDARTTKIRTDYTEKYIPNMFVLSGYTDEQAKAAAKSVFTIEKALADSSRKLEDLRDPYHNYNKMPVAQFNKLTPNINWKVVFTNMGIPNVDTVIVGQPEYYVAVNKYLKTFTIADWKAYLRWKVLTSYAPYLSKSFDQENFRFTGTVLSGRKVQLPRWKRVLDTENGIMGELLGQLFVQEYFPLKAKQRYTDLVEAIRQAYREHIAQLDWMSPETKQKALYKLNSIHAKVGYPDKWKDFSKLSIDRGSYAVNVMHARHWAYLNNINKLGKPVDHTEWNMTPQTYNANYEPSNNEITLPAAQFIIPGIKDEDIDDAVVYGYSAASTIGHEITHGFDDEGRQYDAKGNLKAWWTAADSVKFTQRAQVLVDQFNAYKVLDSLHVNGKACLGENIADLGGIVLGVDAFKKTKQYKEGKLINGLTPMQRFFLGYAIGWLGQQRDEELAGRILTDVHAPGFLRVNGPFSDVPEFYQAFGIKKGDAMWIDPDKRVKIW, from the coding sequence ATGAAAACTAATACAAGCAAATTTATTATTGCCGGGGCGTTGGCTATGGTTTTTGGCCAGCAGTTTAGCGGCAGGGCGCAATCGCATCCGGCAAACGACCCGGTATTTCAAAATCTGGATAAATCGGTCAGTCCCGGTGCCGATTTTTTTCGTTATGCCAACGGTACCTGGTTAAAAAACAACCCCATCCCTCCTGCCTATTCAAGCTGGGGAATTGGCAATGTGGTTAGCGAGGATATCCGCAGTCGCCTCAAAAAAATTAACGAAGATGCCATTAACGCCAACGCTGCCAAAGGCACCAGTACCCAAAAAATAGGCGATTTTTACTATAGCGGTTTAGACAGCGTAAACATCGAAAAATTAGGCATAACCGCCATTAGCGAACCACTCGCCAAGGTTGACCAGATAACCGACGTAGCAGGTATTTTAAGCACCGTTGCTTACCTCAATACCGTTGGCGCGCGCACCTTTGTTAGCGCCGGTGTTGGGCAAGACGATAAAAACAGCTCGAAAATGATGCTGCAATTAAACCAGGGCGGTTTAGGCTTACCCAACCGCGACTACTATTTTAAAACCGACGCCCGCACTACCAAAATACGCACCGACTATACCGAAAAGTATATCCCCAACATGTTTGTGCTTTCGGGCTATACCGATGAGCAGGCTAAGGCGGCGGCCAAAAGCGTTTTTACTATAGAAAAGGCACTTGCCGATAGCAGCCGCAAACTGGAAGATCTGCGCGACCCTTACCATAACTACAATAAAATGCCCGTGGCGCAGTTTAACAAACTTACGCCCAACATTAACTGGAAGGTGGTTTTCACCAACATGGGCATACCTAATGTTGATACCGTTATTGTTGGCCAGCCCGAGTACTATGTAGCCGTAAACAAATACCTCAAAACCTTTACTATTGCCGATTGGAAGGCTTACCTCCGCTGGAAAGTGCTTACCTCCTACGCGCCTTATCTCAGCAAAAGCTTCGATCAGGAAAATTTCCGTTTTACGGGAACGGTGCTGAGTGGCCGTAAGGTGCAATTGCCACGCTGGAAACGCGTTTTAGATACCGAAAACGGCATTATGGGCGAACTGCTGGGCCAGCTTTTTGTGCAGGAATACTTTCCGCTTAAAGCGAAACAACGTTATACCGACCTGGTTGAGGCCATCCGCCAGGCTTACCGCGAGCATATTGCCCAACTGGATTGGATGAGCCCCGAAACCAAGCAAAAAGCCCTCTACAAGCTTAACAGCATACATGCCAAGGTTGGTTACCCCGATAAATGGAAAGATTTTTCTAAACTCAGTATCGATCGTGGTTCGTATGCCGTAAATGTAATGCACGCCAGGCATTGGGCTTATTTAAACAACATTAACAAACTGGGCAAACCTGTCGACCATACAGAATGGAACATGACCCCGCAAACCTATAACGCCAATTACGAGCCATCAAACAACGAAATTACCTTGCCTGCCGCCCAGTTTATTATCCCCGGCATTAAGGATGAGGATATTGACGACGCTGTGGTTTATGGCTACTCGGCAGCGTCAACCATTGGGCACGAAATTACCCACGGTTTTGACGATGAGGGCCGCCAGTACGATGCCAAAGGCAACCTAAAAGCCTGGTGGACGGCTGCCGATTCGGTAAAGTTTACCCAACGCGCGCAGGTACTGGTAGATCAGTTTAACGCCTATAAGGTTTTAGATAGCCTGCACGTTAACGGCAAAGCCTGCCTCGGCGAAAACATTGCCGACCTTGGCGGGATAGTTTTAGGTGTTGATGCCTTTAAAAAAACAAAGCAATATAAAGAGGGTAAATTAATAAACGGCCTAACGCCTATGCAGCGTTTCTTTTTAGGCTACGCCATTGGCTGGCTGGGCCAGCAGCGCGACGAAGAACTTGCAGGCCGCATATTAACCGACGTACATGCCCCCGGCTTTCTACGCGTTAACGGCCCCTTTAGCGATGTACCCGAATTTTACCAGGCCTTCGGCATCAAAAAAGGCGACGCCATGTGGATAGATCCTGATAAAAGGGTGAAGATTTGGTAG
- a CDS encoding lipid-binding SYLF domain-containing protein, whose product MKTLKLFRLPAMLLLASVMMLTTVSAQDKEHDKIEDATGVLRDFGKMKESIPRELLEKTNGIIIIPKLINAGFVIGGKRGKGIAMVKLPDGKWSNPVFVTMTGGSFGLQAGVQSVDLVLVFKSAKTLHRIGTGSFTLGGDISAAAGPVGRSSSANTDYKLEAEVYSYSRSRGLFAGISINGAKLDIDAKADNAFYGQSYSARTLFAGTDKTSENSVKELKETLRGLY is encoded by the coding sequence ATGAAAACGTTAAAATTATTTAGATTACCTGCTATGCTGTTGCTGGCATCTGTTATGATGCTTACAACCGTAAGCGCGCAGGATAAAGAGCACGACAAAATAGAGGATGCCACAGGCGTTTTACGCGATTTTGGTAAAATGAAGGAAAGCATACCGCGCGAGTTGTTAGAAAAAACAAACGGCATTATCATTATCCCTAAGTTAATTAATGCTGGTTTTGTAATTGGCGGCAAACGCGGCAAAGGCATTGCCATGGTTAAACTGCCCGACGGCAAATGGAGCAACCCCGTATTTGTTACCATGACGGGCGGTAGCTTTGGCTTACAGGCCGGCGTACAATCGGTTGATTTGGTGCTGGTATTTAAAAGTGCTAAAACCCTGCACCGCATAGGCACAGGCAGCTTTACCCTTGGCGGCGATATATCGGCAGCAGCCGGACCGGTTGGCCGCAGTTCATCGGCTAATACGGATTATAAACTGGAGGCCGAAGTGTATTCGTACTCGCGCAGCCGTGGCTTGTTTGCAGGTATCAGCATAAACGGTGCTAAACTTGATATTGATGCCAAGGCAGATAATGCCTTCTACGGCCAATCATACTCGGCCCGCACCCTGTTTGCAGGTACCGACAAAACATCGGAAAACTCGGTAAAAGAGTTGAAAGAAACTTTGAGAGGGTTGTATTGA
- a CDS encoding SRPBCC domain-containing protein, producing MKNFKKYYVIPATPEEIYNALTNPLSLQIWTGEEVQMSTEPGTDFSLWGGSIVGKNIEFIENKKIVQQWYFGEQAEESIVTIILHGAKNETSVELRHTNIPDDDFDDIVEGWDGAYFGSVIDFFGF from the coding sequence ATGAAGAATTTTAAAAAATACTACGTTATACCCGCTACTCCCGAAGAAATATATAACGCCCTTACCAACCCGCTTAGTTTACAAATTTGGACGGGCGAAGAGGTACAAATGAGTACCGAACCCGGCACCGATTTTAGCTTATGGGGCGGCAGCATTGTGGGTAAAAACATTGAGTTTATTGAGAATAAAAAAATAGTGCAGCAATGGTACTTTGGCGAGCAGGCAGAAGAATCAATAGTGACTATTATACTGCATGGGGCCAAAAACGAAACCTCGGTTGAGTTGAGGCACACCAATATTCCGGATGATGATTTTGATGATATTGTTGAAGGCTGGGATGGCGCGTATTTTGGTTCGGTAATTGATTTTTTTGGCTTTTAG